A single genomic interval of Nitrospiria bacterium harbors:
- a CDS encoding prepilin-type N-terminal cleavage/methylation domain-containing protein, translating into MRLLLQKKGFTLIELMIVVAIIGILAAIAIPNFLKFQAKARQAEVKANLGSLHTALESFNAEYGSYTTDLFIIGWLPSGTPRYDYGFLTDAPDPGGALGGSGVAAGRNSADAVLPASQLVSMRKSNGTQYEAGDLPASTASRTAYTAGAIGNLDDDPTDDIWTMGQDRNLINFYPNDVGS; encoded by the coding sequence ATGAGATTGCTTTTACAAAAAAAAGGATTCACCCTAATCGAGTTGATGATTGTGGTTGCCATTATTGGAATTTTAGCCGCCATTGCCATCCCCAATTTCCTTAAATTTCAGGCCAAAGCTAGACAGGCGGAGGTCAAAGCAAACTTAGGATCCCTTCATACCGCACTAGAATCATTCAATGCAGAATATGGGTCTTATACTACGGATTTATTTATTATAGGGTGGTTGCCCTCCGGGACCCCCCGATATGATTATGGATTTTTGACAGACGCCCCCGATCCGGGGGGGGCTTTGGGAGGTTCGGGTGTGGCGGCAGGGCGAAATTCTGCCGATGCGGTTTTGCCAGCCTCACAATTAGTAAGTATGAGAAAAAGCAATGGAACCCAGTATGAAGCGGGTGACCTTCCAGCAAGTACCGCTTCCCGGACCGCCTATACCGCGGGGGCGATTGGGAATTTAGACGATGATCCCACAGACGATATCTGGACCATGGGGCAGGATCGAAATTTGATAAATTTTTACCCCAACGACGTTGGAAGTTAG
- a CDS encoding prepilin-type N-terminal cleavage/methylation domain-containing protein, whose amino-acid sequence MFKVLKGKKGFTLIELMIVVAIIGILAAIAIPNFLKFQAKSRQAEVKTNLGGMFTAEESYRAEFSTYVTDLIAIGWGPSGSPRYLYGFLTEFGGTATTKDTLVSGICAANAACRITNMNDSTGTPYGNGDLPASTASATFYTAGAVGNVDNDVTDDQWTMTATRVQTNVTNDVSQ is encoded by the coding sequence ATGTTTAAAGTTCTTAAAGGTAAAAAAGGTTTTACACTGATTGAGTTAATGATCGTGGTTGCGATCATCGGAATTCTGGCGGCCATCGCCATTCCAAACTTCTTAAAATTCCAGGCCAAATCCCGTCAGGCAGAGGTTAAAACAAACCTAGGAGGGATGTTTACGGCTGAAGAGTCTTATAGGGCTGAGTTTTCCACCTATGTGACAGACCTGATTGCCATTGGGTGGGGTCCGTCCGGCTCTCCTCGTTACCTGTATGGTTTTTTGACGGAGTTTGGTGGTACCGCTACCACTAAGGACACGTTGGTGAGCGGAATTTGTGCGGCTAATGCTGCTTGCCGAATCACCAACATGAATGACAGTACAGGTACGCCCTATGGCAATGGGGACCTTCCTGCAAGTACCGCCAGTGCGACGTTCTATACCGCGGGGGCCGTAGGAAACGTGGATAACGATGTCACTGATGATCAGTGGACCATGACGGCCACTCGGGTCCAAACCAATGTGACTAACGACGTATCTCAGTAA